One genomic window of Haemorhous mexicanus isolate bHaeMex1 chromosome 17, bHaeMex1.pri, whole genome shotgun sequence includes the following:
- the LITAF gene encoding lipopolysaccharide-induced tumor necrosis factor-alpha factor, giving the protein MSAASANPIPSAPPSYEEAVGINVNYPHPYPVPGPGQKPDGKGTNLPPHMGQPPPANNPITVQTVYVQQPVMFYDRPVQMCCPSCNQVIVTRLSYDSGALTWLSCGGLCLLGCIAGCCLIPFCIDALKDVDHTCPKCSALVGSYKRL; this is encoded by the exons ATGTCTGCTGCAAGTGCCAATCCTATCCCATCTGCACCACCTTCTTATGAGGAAGCTGTAGGAATCAATGTGAACTATCCTCACCCCTATCCCGTCCCTGGGCCTGGACAGAAGCCAGATGGGAAGGGAACAAACCTTCCCCCACACATGGGACAGCCTCCACCAGCAAATAACCCCA TTACTGTTCAGACAGTGTACGTGCAGCAGCCAGTAATGTTTTATGACCGCCCAGTTCAGATGTGCTGCCCTTCCTGTAACCAGGTGATAGTGACACGTCTCTCATACGACTCAGGAGCTTTGACCTGGCTGTCATGTGGTGGCCTCTGCCTGCTGGG gTGTATAGCAGGCTGCTGCTTAATTCCCTTCTGCATTGATGCCCTAAAGGATGTGGATCACACCTGTCCAAAATGCAGTGCTCTTGTTGGCTCTTACAAACGTTTATAG